In the Acidimicrobiales bacterium genome, one interval contains:
- the atpC gene encoding ATP synthase F1 subunit epsilon — MTLKVELVSPERILFSGEARTVIARTAGGDIAFMTGHAPFVGALGIGVVRILPEAGAGEEVAAVHGGFVEVKNDRVTILSDVAELASQIDVERARRAQAEAQRRAAAGDDAEAEAALRRASIRLQAVGAA, encoded by the coding sequence ATCCTCTTCAGCGGGGAAGCGCGCACCGTCATCGCCCGCACCGCGGGCGGCGACATCGCCTTTATGACCGGCCATGCCCCGTTCGTGGGCGCGCTGGGCATCGGCGTGGTGCGCATCCTCCCCGAGGCGGGCGCAGGCGAGGAAGTGGCCGCCGTGCACGGCGGGTTCGTCGAGGTCAAGAACGACCGGGTGACGATCCTGTCCGACGTGGCCGAGTTGGCCTCGCAGATCGATGTGGAGCGGGCCCGTCGAGCCCAAGCCGAGGCCCAGCGGCGGGCGGCCGCCGGCGACGACGCCGAAGCAGAAGCCGCGTTGCGGCGGGCGTCGATCCGGCTGCAGGCAGTAGGCGCGGCCTAG